The following are from one region of the Myxocyprinus asiaticus isolate MX2 ecotype Aquarium Trade chromosome 2, UBuf_Myxa_2, whole genome shotgun sequence genome:
- the LOC127454271 gene encoding mitotic spindle assembly checkpoint protein MAD2A-like: protein MSKTLKGITLKGSAELVAEFFSFGINSILYQRGIYPAETFTRVTQYDMSLQLTTDTKLKNYLTNVISQLKEWLFECTVQKLVVVITCLETNEVLERWQFDIECDKAAKESSAPKEKSIKAIQEEIRSVIRQITATVTFLPLLETACAFDLLIYTDKDLEVPEQWEESGPQLIDQSEEVRLRSFTTSIHKVNSMVAYKRTNSM, encoded by the exons aTGTCGAAGACGCTGAAAGGGATCACACTGAAAGGAAGTGCGGAGCTTGTTGCTGAATTCTTCT CATTTGGTATCAACAGCATCTTGTACCAGCGAGGAATCTACCCAGCAGAGACCTTCACCAGAGTCACACAGTATGACATGAGCCTTCAGCTGACCACTGACACCAAGCTGAAGAACTACCTCACCAATGTCATCTCACAACTCAAAG AATGGTTGTTTGAGTGCACGGTGCAGAAGCTGGTGGTGGTCATCACATGCCTGGAGACGAATGAGGTACTGGAGCGATGGCAGTTTGACATAGAGTGCGATAAGGCAGCAAAGGAGAGCAG CGCCCCAAAGGAGAAGTCCATAAAAGCCATTCAAGAGGAAATCCGTTCTGTCATCAGGCAGATCACAGCCACTGTCACCTTCTTGCCTTTGTTAGAGACTGCAT GTGCCTTCGACCTTCTGATCTACACAGACAAAGACCTGGAGGTACCTGAGCAATGGGAGGAGTCTGGTCCTCAACTCATCGACCAATCAGAAGAGGTCCGTTTGCGGTCCTTCACTACTTCCATTCACAAGGTTAACAGTATGGTGGCCTACAAGAGGACAAACTCCATGTGA